Part of the Bacillota bacterium genome, GACTCGTGAGATCGGCATCAGGAAGGCGGTGGGAGCGAAGAGAGGCGACATACTACGGCAATTCATAGTCGAGGCCGTCGCACTCTGCCTTGCCGGGGGAGCCATCGGGATCGTCCTTGGGAGCGGCGGAGCGGCTCTCCTGGCGAAGCTGGCGAAGTGGCCGACGTACGTCTCGCCGCTCGCGGTGTCGGTGGCGTTTCTCTCTGCGACCGCAGTGGGGCTGGTATTCGGCGTGTACCCCGCCTATAAGGCCGCCAACCTCGACCCGATCGAGGCTCTTCGTTACGAATAGAGAGTCTAGGAGGCTCCTGACGCACGTCGCAACCCGTGGCGATTCGTCGCCGGGCATGTCGGTCGATTCCGGAGGGACAGGTACAATTTCCGTCAGGTTCTCCCCACGTCCCTGTGGTATCATCCTCGCGGGCATGGAATTGCCGCCGTGTGAGACTCGGGAAGGGGGAGCGAACCATGGCACCCACGATCCGCCGGACCTTGGGCGATCGCACAAAGCGGGAAGGGGACGAGTGCGAGACCTCCGCCGGACAACGACCGAGCCGACCCGATGTGAAGAGAGTGTACCTATCGAAGAGGGAGGCCCGCGCTGAGCGGACGCCGCTTGTGCGCGCGGGACAGCGCGAGAGGGTAGCGAGCGGGGGCCGTGGGGGGCGTCAGACAGTCGGTGGCCGGGCCTTCGAGTTCCTAATGGAGGCATCCTCGCCAGAATCAGCGCTGTCTGGCTTGATCGGCTTCCTACTGGGTAGAGCGACGGTGCTCGGTGCGACCTCGCCGTTCGGAATTGCGTATCTCGCAAGGGTAGCAGCTTCTCGAAGCCACAGTCTGTTGTTGACCGCCATCGGGGTCCTACTCGGCATGACCGGACCTGTGCTGAATTGGCGCACCGTTTGGCCTGTGTTCCCCGTCATCCTCGTGGCTGCCGCGGCTCGCTCGATGTCCCGGAAGACGAGCGATAACCCCTTCGTGCTGCCTGGTGTGGTACTGGTGCTCGGATTCGTGTCAGCATGGATCGTGAAGATGATCATGCGCATCCCCGTGCCACCCCTGCCGGTCGCTGCGCTCGAGGCAGTCATCGGGACCGCGGTCGCCGCAGTGTTCACCTGGAGCCTGGGTCAAGGAGCCCTGCACGAGAGCGCCCTGCCAACGCGCCGTCGCGAGGCTTTGGGCTTGGAGGAGATCGCGTCCTTGGGCCTGATGTGCGCGGGCGTCGTGATGGGGCTCTCAGGGGTAGGGTTCCGCGGGATTGCGGCCGGCGCCGTGGCGGCGGGCTTTTCGACCATCATCATGGCGTACGGGGGTGGCGGCGCGCTAGGCGCCGCTGCCGGCGGGTTGATGGGCCTCGCGTGTGCCATGTCCGGGCAAGGCGGTGCGCCCGTTGTGGGAGCCTACGCCATAGGCGGGTTCGTGGCGGGAGCCTTCCGGCAGTACGGCAAGGCAGCCACTGTCGGAGGGTTCTTGGCCGGCGCGGGTCTCTTGGTGTTTCAGGTGGCGGCTGCGTCCGAAGTCCCGGTGTTCGTGGGTCAACTCGCCGTCTCGGGCATCGCGTTCATGTGTGTCCCCCGTCGTCACCTCTACAGGATGAGAGCGCTCTTGCCCGCTCCCGCGCACGATTCCCCCCGCGGGGATGCCCGGCGTGTACAAGATCTCCTTTCGAAGAAGCTGCAGGATTTCTCGAGAGTGTTCGAGGACCTATCCTCTATGCTGAAACAAGCGCCCCATGACCCCGATCTGGCCGAGCGTGCTGACGTCGCTTACGTCCTCCACAGAGTCGCGCAGATCGCTTGCAGCCGCTGCCGCTCTTACCTGTTCTGCTGGCAAGACGCGTTCCACAGGACGTTCCGCGATGTGCTGGACTTGGCGGCGCTCGCGGAGCTCAAGGGGAGGGTGGATCCGAGTGAAGTCAAAGGCCAGTTGCGGCGGAGATGCATCGACATAGCCGGGCTCGTAGCGGCGGTGAATGGCACTACGGGGGCATTCAGGCAGAACCTGACATCCACCAGGCGCCTCGTGGAGGGACGTCAGATGCTGGCCGGCCAGCTGCAGGGCGTGGCGGCCATCCTGAGAGGGCTGGGCGAGGACGTCTGGCGACGCATAGAGTTCGAGACCTGGGCCGAGGAGCGGATCTACAGAGAGCTGTCGAGGTTCGGGCTTGGAGTGTCTGAAGTCAGCGTCGTGGCTAGGAACAAAGGTCGACTCGACGTGACCCTGAAGAAGGGGGCTTGCTGTGGGGATGAGGAGTGTAAGAAGGCCTTGGCACCTCTCGTCTCGCGGCTGCTGGGCCACCAAATGGAGGCGTCGAAGGTCCGGTGCGGGGCGAGGGGAGGCCTCCCTACGTGTGAGGTGTTCCTCTCGCAAGCGCGCGTTTTCGGAATCGCGACCGCGGCGAGCGTGCTCGCCAGGGGTGGCGGTGCCGTTTCGGGAGATACTCACTCTGTGATCGAGCTCGCGGATGGACGGATGGTCTTCGTGCTCAGCGACGGAATGGGGGCGGGCGAGGCCGCTGCGGTCGAGAGCTCCACGGCTGTGTGCATGCTGGAGCGATTGCTGGAAGCGGGCTTCGACGATGAGTTCGCGGTGAAGACGGTGAATCTCATACTCCTCCTGCGTTCGTCGGGCGAAACCTTTGCGACGCTCGACGTGGTCACGGTGGACCTTGGGACGGGCGATGCGGAGTTCATAAAGGTCGGGTCGCCTCCCAGTTTCGTGAGGACCGCGCGCGGAGTGAGGGTGGTGGAGTCGGCTACATTGCCCGCAGGGGTGTTCGACGCTATAGACGTGGAAAGGACCCGAGTGAAGCTCAGCGACGGTGATGTTCTCGTCATGGTGAGCGACGGCGTGCTCACCTCCACGGATCACTCCGAAGAGAGAGGTGAATGGGTTGCGTCGGCTCTCTCGCGACTGTCGTCGGATCAGCCCGAGGACGTTGCGCGCCTCATCCTCGACAAAGCCCGCCAGCATTGCAAGGGGAAGGAGCCTGACGACATGACGGTCGTGGTCGGTCGGGTGTACCGCCGGCTTCCGGAGCGCAGGTTCGTGCGGAACCATGCTGTGTTGGGGCGCGACCGTGCGTCCATGTCGACAGTGGCGAATGCGTAGTTGGGCGCGACAGCGCGGTCAGGGCATGATATAATCGCTTCGAAAGGAGAGCCCCTTTCGCGAGGTGAGGGGACGTCAGTTCGAGGACGCTTCTGGGTGCCGGGCGTGCGGCCGGCGAGCGCGTCTCCCGAAAGCCCGTCAGTCCGTAAGCAGAAAACGGGGAAACCGGGAATCCGGGAATCCGGGAGATAGGGAGACTGGGAGACTGGGAGCCTGGGAGCGTTCCTGCGTCCCGCCTCGATGATTGGAATGGCTGCCATGGCTGGGAAGAGGGGGCGCGAGCGGTGACGCACGGCGCTCTCCGCCCTTTGTCGGCGGCCGGTGGTTCCCGGGGCGGCTAGCGCTACAGTGGGCCGGACAGAGCTCATCAACAAAGTGAGGTCCACCATAAGACGGTACGAGATGACGAAGCCGGGAGACCTCGTGCTCGTTGGAGTGTCGGGCGGTCCTGACTCCGTCGCGCTACTACATGTCCTCTGGGTCCTTTCCAAGGAGCTCGAGATCCTGTTGC contains:
- the spoIIE gene encoding stage II sporulation protein E → MAPTIRRTLGDRTKREGDECETSAGQRPSRPDVKRVYLSKREARAERTPLVRAGQRERVASGGRGGRQTVGGRAFEFLMEASSPESALSGLIGFLLGRATVLGATSPFGIAYLARVAASRSHSLLLTAIGVLLGMTGPVLNWRTVWPVFPVILVAAAARSMSRKTSDNPFVLPGVVLVLGFVSAWIVKMIMRIPVPPLPVAALEAVIGTAVAAVFTWSLGQGALHESALPTRRREALGLEEIASLGLMCAGVVMGLSGVGFRGIAAGAVAAGFSTIIMAYGGGGALGAAAGGLMGLACAMSGQGGAPVVGAYAIGGFVAGAFRQYGKAATVGGFLAGAGLLVFQVAAASEVPVFVGQLAVSGIAFMCVPRRHLYRMRALLPAPAHDSPRGDARRVQDLLSKKLQDFSRVFEDLSSMLKQAPHDPDLAERADVAYVLHRVAQIACSRCRSYLFCWQDAFHRTFRDVLDLAALAELKGRVDPSEVKGQLRRRCIDIAGLVAAVNGTTGAFRQNLTSTRRLVEGRQMLAGQLQGVAAILRGLGEDVWRRIEFETWAEERIYRELSRFGLGVSEVSVVARNKGRLDVTLKKGACCGDEECKKALAPLVSRLLGHQMEASKVRCGARGGLPTCEVFLSQARVFGIATAASVLARGGGAVSGDTHSVIELADGRMVFVLSDGMGAGEAAAVESSTAVCMLERLLEAGFDDEFAVKTVNLILLLRSSGETFATLDVVTVDLGTGDAEFIKVGSPPSFVRTARGVRVVESATLPAGVFDAIDVERTRVKLSDGDVLVMVSDGVLTSTDHSEERGEWVASALSRLSSDQPEDVARLILDKARQHCKGKEPDDMTVVVGRVYRRLPERRFVRNHAVLGRDRASMSTVANA